A stretch of Aedes aegypti strain LVP_AGWG chromosome 2, AaegL5.0 Primary Assembly, whole genome shotgun sequence DNA encodes these proteins:
- the LOC5575357 gene encoding mucin-5AC → MNCVALIILALAVLANAEKFDGYFYPKPSCALQEAQTVYITQTVTDYQVQTQTLPGGIQQDERVVTQYSSIYVTSTFTETAPVYQTVTHTNTFTVPAQIQPGQTIYQTVTLPPIVSTYVSTQIQATPVYQTVRDTTTVTLPPQVLPAKTITTTIQQPPIISTSTLVRTENVPVVSTIRDTTTVVAPAVTLPPQIIYSTIQQPAQYITTTSYYTTTSPVVQTVQTTITAAPITLPGQTIYTTVTQPPQVIYSTVNQPVPTPVFQTVTEYKTVQAPGQGPVYQTIYSTVSLPGQVQTVNNVLTMTLRDVQYITQTVTQTLPGIQHDAQTVYSTVQLPAVTQTYCGPQNTYLPAAHDNAIGRAGFGGFSPRFNRFF, encoded by the coding sequence AATTGTGTAGCGCTGATAATTTTGGCACTAGCTGTATTAGCTAATGCCGAGAAGTTCGATGGATATTTCTACCCAAAACCAAGCTGTGCACTTCAAGAAGCTCAAACAGTGTACATAACCCAAACTGTCACAGATTATCAAGTACAAACGCAAACCCTACCAGGAGGAATCCAGCAAGATGAAAGAGTTGTGACGCAATATTCATCCATCTATGTCACTTCTACGTTTACTGAAACCGCTCCGGTGTATCAGACCGTGACTCACACAAATACATTCACAGTTCCAGCTCAAATACAACCAGGACAAACGATCTACCAGACGGTTACTTTACCACCAATAGTTTCTACTTATGTTTCAACTCAAATTCAGGCTACCCCAGTATACCAAACAGTACGAGACACCACTACTGTAACGTTGCCACCCCAGGTCCTTCCAGCAAAAACTATCACTACAACTATACAACAACCACCAATCATCAGTACTTCGACGTTAGTAAGAACTGAAAACGTACCGGTTGTTTCCACCATAAGAGATACCACTACTGTAGTTGCCCCAGCAGTGACCCTTCCTCCACAAATTATATATTCCACAATTCAACAGCCTGCTCAATACATTACTACGACTTCGTACTATACAACGACCTCCCCTGTAGTACAAACAGTCCAAACTACGATTACTGCAGCTCCGATAACTCTGCCGGGACAAACCATCTATACCACCGTTACCCAACCTCCTCAAGTAATCTACTCTACGGTTAACCAGCCCGTGCCGACTCCTGTCTTTCAAACAGTCACGGAATACAAAACCGTTCAAGCACCTGGCCAAGGACCTGTATACCAAACAATCTACAGCACCGTTAGCTTGCCAGGTCAAGTGCAAACCGTCAACAACGTATTGACAATGACTCTTCGCGATGTCCAGTACATAACTCAAACGGTGACCCAAACTCTGCCTGGTATTCAGCACGATGCTCAAACCGTATACTCAACCGTTCAACTGCCAGCGGTTACGCAAACCTACTGTGGACCGCAGAATACGTATCTTCCGGCTGCACACGACAACGCCATTGGCCGGGCAGGTTTCGGAGGCTTCAGCCCACGATTCAATAGGTTCTTTTAA